From Betaproteobacteria bacterium:
GTACCCCCATTGCCCCGCCACGGAAGGTTTGGAAGGCGCGGGCGTGGTGGAAAAATTCACCCAGCCTTAGGGTAACAGGCGCTTGCCGTTCCATACGCCGTCGTTGGCAAGCAATAAAGCGAAGCGCGCCAGATCTCTCGCCGTGGTGTAGGTTTGGCTGGATCCGATGAAGTTACCCAGATGATCGGTTTCCATGAACGTGTGGTACATGCCTAGCGGATGCAGCAGATCATCGTAGGGAAACCGTAAGTATTTGCGGTCATCGTTCAAGCGATATCGCAAGGCCCGCAACAAAAGCAGCGTGTCGTTATTGGCGTATTTCCATCGCGTACCAGGTTGCGCTTCGAGTGCCGTGGTGGTCGTGGCGCTCACGACATCTTGCCCGCCGAAGTAGATTGCATTGGTGTTGGATCCACCGCTCACCAAGCCGCTGGACATCCACAGCAAGTGCTTGTAGGTGATGGCCCGGCGCGGGTCGGCCGCGTCGCTCCATTCCGGAATATCCGCCCGTGCATCCAGGTCCACAATTCCTTGCGCCGACGCGATGCTCATGATGGCGGCGGTGATGCTCTTTGTCGTGGACCAAGTGCGATAGCCCGAGTGAATACCTAATCCAGGCCGGTAGCGCTCCGCGATAATTTTGCCGCGCTTCAGGACGATGACGGCCGTCGTGACCACGCTGTCACCGTAATACTTGCCGTCGAACGCGCGATCGAGGATGGGCGCCAGTTCCGGGTGTTACGTGCTCATGCCATGCGCTGGTAGATCGATCTCATCCCCGGCGGGGAAAGGAATCGCCGTCACATCAGGCACCGCGCCATGCGCAACATAGGGCAGCCTGGGATGATCATCGAGCCCCCAGTGAGGCGGCAGCAACGTACAACCCATTAATTTTTGAACTTAATACATCACCAACTTTAAATTTATTAGAAGAAGTTTGACCAAATGAAGTTAATGAATAAGAAAGGAGTATGTATAAAAA
This genomic window contains:
- a CDS encoding class C beta-lactamase-related serine hydrolase, translating into MAPILDRAFDGKYYGDSVVTTAVIVLKRGKIIAERYRPGLGIHSGYRTWSTTKSITAAIMSIASAQGIVDLDARADIPEWSDAADPRRAITYKHLLWMSSGLVSGGSNTNAIYFGGQDVVSATTTTALEAQPGTRWKYANNDTLLLLRALRYRLNDDRKYLRFPYDDLLHPLGMYHTFMETDHLGNFIGSSQTYTTARDLARFALLLANDGVWNGKRLLP